Proteins from one Triticum aestivum cultivar Chinese Spring chromosome 7A, IWGSC CS RefSeq v2.1, whole genome shotgun sequence genomic window:
- the LOC123150503 gene encoding uncharacterized protein, whose product MSEPRRRAPGDAAPPYDAFDGLFSVEIHHKGFFCGTDNNNTYMDYEVAWFDNCDSDTWSLLWIDDFLQQLGYDRDCLKLDVYWCQPGKTLVDGLRNLTCDANILAMITTTTEHKNLLLIVDHGERFDSALRDDILLDGVPVLSKVITPGKESKGKEQYSCPEERSVPNKRRSRRFFGEGSSSGCADEELEEEDGVNAAELETDEDFYDSDYDIEDGDDDHDNCYVKWKR is encoded by the exons ATGTCGGAGCCCCGTCGGCGTGCTCCTGGAGATGCAGCCCCTCCTTACG ATGCTTTTGATGGTCTTTTCTCGGTTGAGATACATCACAAAGGTTTCTTTTGTGGAACTGACAACAACAACACCTACATGGATTATGAAGTTGCATGGTTTGACAACTGTGATAGTGATACATGGTCCTTGTTATGGATTGATGACTTTTTGCAGCAGCTAGGTTATGACAGAGATTGTTTGAAGCTTGATGTGTACTGGTGTCAGCCTGGAAAGACATTGGTTGATGGGCTAAGAAATTTGACATGTGATGCAAATATCCTTGCAATGATAACAACAACTACAGAGCACAAGAACTTGTTACTGATTGTAGACCATGGAGAGAGATTTGACAGTGCTCTCAGAGATGATATTTTACTTGATGGAGTTCCTGTACTTTCAAAGGTCATTACTCCAGGAAAAGAAAGCAAGGGAAAAGAGCAATATAGCTGTCCCGAGGAGAGAAGTGTGCCAAATAAGAGGAGGTCTAGGAGGTTTTTTGGGGAAGGTTCATCCTCAGGTTGTGCTGATGAAGAattggaggaagaagatggagtaAATGCAGCTGAATTAGAGACAGATGAGGATTTCTATGATAGTGACTATGACATAGAAGATGGGGATGACGATCACGACAACTGCTATGTCAAGTGGAAGAGGTAG